Proteins encoded in a region of the Vicia villosa cultivar HV-30 ecotype Madison, WI linkage group LG5, Vvil1.0, whole genome shotgun sequence genome:
- the LOC131605481 gene encoding probable serine/threonine-protein kinase PBL1 has protein sequence MGNQMKMIKEKEEGKATSGLCCDVNVKAMYNIFSAANIHIDIDFNTKLSRYGIVGHIAEEAFSRSLAVSSLTRAYAHCVCCYVLILSRTRCNEAARNLSVETWRKGKLTPKRNVWSFGIVLLELLTGRKNFDINLPRERKLVKWGQPFLADNLSVLMDSQLEGRFLPKAAIIVAGFGIQIEVDIKDYIYTIEGIWVTITI, from the exons atgGGAAACCAAATGAAAATGATTAAGGAAAAGGAAGAAGGAAAAGCAACAAGTGGTTTGTGTTGTGATGTGAATGTGAAG GCAATGTATAATATTTTTTCAGCAGCAAACATACATATTGATATAGATTTCAATACAAAGCTTTCAAGATATGGTATTGTTGGACATATTGCTGAGGAAGCGTTTTCAAGAAGTTTAGCTGTAAGTTCTTTGACTCGTGCATATGCGCATTGTGTGTGCTG TTATGTTCTTATTCTAAGTCGAACTCGGTGCAATG AGGCGGCAAGAAATCTTTCTGTGGAGACATGGAGAAAAGGAAAGCTTACTCCAAAAAGAAATGTATGGAGTTTTGGAATTGTTCTTCTGGAGCTACTTACAGGAAGAAAGAATTTTGACATAAATCTCCCAAGAGAGAGGAAGTTAGTTAAATGGGGTCAGCCTTTCTTAGCCGACAACTTGTCTGTGCTCATGGATTCTCAACTTGAAGGTCGGTTTCTGCCAAAAGCAGCAATAATAGTTGCTGGCTTTGGGATTCAGATTGAA GTTGACATTAAGGATTATATTTACACTATAGAAGGAATATGGGTTACTATAACCATCTAA
- the LOC131605480 gene encoding leucine-rich repeat extensin-like protein 3, which yields MSFLHSSSSTFFFLSITLLSFSGTTKPDTPCPYPCYPPPLGSGTVTPTNPTPSVSTVPPAPPQSGLPYPPPSGYYPYNPTPPYGGNNGGGGGGGGSGSGGGVYDTPPPPDPILPYFPFYYKNPPNKPDDSPASSITKENKFIGMIFTTILLSLFLVLGFV from the coding sequence ATGTCCTTCCTTCACTCATCTTCTTCCACTTTCTTCTTTCTCTCAATAACACTCCTCTCTTTTTCCGGTACAACAAAACCCGACACCCCATGCCCGTATCCATGTTACCCACCACCCTTAGGAAGTGGAACCGTCACTCCTACAAATCCAACCCCTTCGGTTTCTACAGTTCCACCGGCACCACCTCAATCTGGATTACCATATCCACCACCTTCTGGTTATTATCCTTATAATCCAACACCACCTTACGGCGGCAACaacggtggtggtggtggtggcggtGGTAGTGGTAGTGGTGGTGGTGTTTATGATACTCCGCCACCACCGGATCCTATTCTACCTTACTTTCCATTCTACTACAAAAATCCTCCTAATAAACCTGATGACTCTCCAGCATCATCAATCACTAAGGAGAACAAATTCATTGGGATGATCTTCACTACGATTCTGTTATCTTTATTTCTTGTTTTGGGTTTTGTATAA